In Nitrospinota bacterium, the sequence GGCTCTCTCCGCCGGAAAGGCTCCACCCCTACATTCGCCCCGGTTCACCGCTTTGCCCGACGTAGCGCCCGGCGCACCTGACGGGCCACCTCCGACGGGGCCGCAGAGCCCTCCGAGCGCTTGGCTGCAAGGCTCGCCTCGGCCGTCAGCTCCTCGGGCCGAACACCGGCCAGGGCCGGGTGGTGGCGGGCCAGCTCCTCCGAGGAAAGGTCGGCCATGCCGAGGCCAGCCTCAAGGCAGGAGCGTACCAGGCGCCCGACAATAACATGAGCCTCCCTCATGGGAACCCCCGACTCCACAAGGCGGTCTACGAGCTCCACAGCAGCCGGGAAGTCGGCCCCGGCCGCCTCGGCCATGCGTGCTTCGTCGACCTCGAGCCCCTCGATGCAGAGGACCGTCACGGCGAGGCAGGCATTCAATGTATCGGCGGCGTCGAAGGCCGGCTCTTTGTCCTCCTGGAGGTCACGGTTGTAGCTCAAAGGCAAGGCCTTGAGCACCGTGAGCATGGCCACCAGACCGCCGAAAATCCGGCCCGTCTTTGCCCTGATGAGCTCCGGCGCGTCGGGGTTCTTCTTGTGCGGCATCAGGCTAGAGCCGGTGCAGAGGGCGTCGGGCAGCCGCGCGAAGCCGAACTCCGCCGAGCACCAGAGGATCAGCTCCTCGGCGATGCGGGAGAGATGCGTCATGGCGAGCGCTGCGCACGAAAGGAACTCGACGACGAAGTCCCGGTCGGCCACCGCATCGATGCTGTTTGAGGCAACGGAGCGAAAGCCGAGCTCGCGGGCGACGAACTTCCTGTCGATGGGCAAGCTCGTTCCCGCCAAGGCCGCCGCTCCCAGCGGCAGGACGTTGATGCGGCCTCGGCAATCGCCGAAGCGGGCCCGGTCGCGCTCCATGGCCTCCCAGTGGGCCATGAGGTGGTGGGCCAAGGAGACCGGCTGGGCCCGCTGGAGGTGGGTGTAGCCGGGCATAACGGTCCCCATGTGCGCCTTGGCTTTCTTAGCCAGGGCGAGCTGAAGGGCCTCAATTCCT encodes:
- the argH gene encoding argininosuccinate lyase, which gives rise to MAKKQKAWAGRFAEPTDPLIEEFTSSIGFDRKLARHDIAGSIAHARMLKKVGLLKAGEARQIENGLKTIGREIAEGSFAFDPSDEDIHMAVEAGLIETIGPVGGKLHTARSRNDQVATALRLYLREAVDEVVQGIEALQLALAKKAKAHMGTVMPGYTHLQRAQPVSLAHHLMAHWEAMERDRARFGDCRGRINVLPLGAAALAGTSLPIDRKFVARELGFRSVASNSIDAVADRDFVVEFLSCAALAMTHLSRIAEELILWCSAEFGFARLPDALCTGSSLMPHKKNPDAPELIRAKTGRIFGGLVAMLTVLKALPLSYNRDLQEDKEPAFDAADTLNACLAVTVLCIEGLEVDEARMAEAAGADFPAAVELVDRLVESGVPMREAHVIVGRLVRSCLEAGLGMADLSSEELARHHPALAGVRPEELTAEASLAAKRSEGSAAPSEVARQVRRALRRAKR